From a single Bacillus pumilus genomic region:
- the recA gene encoding recombinase RecA, translating into MSDRQAALDMALKQIEKQFGKGSIMKLGEQTDTRISTVPSGSLALDTALGIGGYPRGRIIEVYGPESSGKTTVALHAIAEVQQQGGQAAFIDAEHALDPVYAQKLGVNIDELLLSQPDTGEQALEIAEALVRSGAVDIVVIDSVAALVPKAEIEGDMGDSHVGLQARLMSQALRKLSGAINKSKTIAIFINQIREKVGVMFGNPETTPGGRALKFYSSVRLEVRRAEQLKQGNDIMGNKTRIKVVKNKVAPPFRIAEVDIMYGEGISKEGEIIDLGSELDIVQKSGAWYSYQEERLGQGRENAKQFLKENKDIMLMIQEQIREHYGLDTNGVKAEEEEGQEELEI; encoded by the coding sequence ATGAGTGATCGTCAAGCAGCCTTAGATATGGCTCTTAAACAAATAGAAAAACAGTTTGGTAAAGGCTCTATTATGAAACTAGGAGAGCAAACAGATACACGTATTTCAACAGTACCTAGTGGTTCGTTAGCACTTGATACTGCGCTTGGAATAGGTGGATATCCTCGCGGCCGTATTATTGAGGTATATGGTCCAGAGAGTTCTGGTAAAACGACAGTAGCACTTCATGCCATTGCTGAGGTTCAGCAGCAGGGAGGACAAGCTGCATTTATCGATGCGGAGCATGCGCTAGATCCAGTTTACGCTCAAAAACTAGGTGTCAATATTGATGAGCTATTACTTTCTCAGCCGGATACAGGGGAACAAGCACTTGAAATTGCAGAAGCTCTTGTACGCAGTGGGGCTGTTGACATTGTTGTTATTGACTCAGTAGCTGCACTTGTACCAAAAGCAGAGATTGAAGGAGACATGGGTGATTCACACGTTGGTCTTCAAGCTCGTTTAATGTCCCAAGCACTTCGTAAACTATCAGGTGCCATTAATAAATCAAAAACCATTGCTATCTTTATTAACCAAATTCGTGAAAAAGTTGGTGTCATGTTCGGTAACCCTGAAACAACACCAGGTGGACGTGCACTGAAGTTCTATTCATCTGTTCGTTTAGAAGTACGCCGTGCGGAACAGTTGAAACAAGGTAACGACATCATGGGGAACAAAACGAGAATTAAAGTGGTGAAAAACAAAGTAGCACCGCCATTCCGTATTGCCGAAGTAGACATTATGTATGGTGAAGGTATTTCGAAAGAGGGAGAAATCATCGACCTTGGAAGTGAACTAGATATCGTACAAAAGAGCGGAGCTTGGTATTCTTATCAAGAGGAACGTCTTGGACAAGGCCGTGAAAATGCGAAACAGTTCCTTAAAGAAAATAAAGATATCATGCTGATGATTCAGGAGCAGATTAGAGAGCATTACGGTTTGGATACAAACGGAGTGAAAGCTGAAGAAGAAGAAGGACAAGAGGAATTGGAAATTTAA
- a CDS encoding competence/damage-inducible protein A: protein MKSERKAEIIAVGSELLLGQITNTNAQFISKQLAEIGVNVYYHTAVGDNPERLKKAIQVAQERSNFIIFSGGLGPTKDDLTKETIASTLGKELVLNEEAFESIQDYFRKTGRDMSPNNRKQALVLEGSDVLVNRFGMAPGMFIQEEDTFYVLLPGPPSELHPMFENEAKPLISEKLGLKEKIVSVVLRFFGIGESQLETDLEDLIDAQTNPTIAPLASDGEVTLRLTAKHEDEKETDRLLKETEAKILARVGEYFYGYGDTSLVREASKALHAHGKTVAAAESLTGGMFSEWLTDLEGASSILNGSVVCYTNQVKQQVLGCREETLSSHGAVSKECALELAEGVRKLTGSDIGISFTGVAGPDTHEGQPVGKVFIGLSTKDQTDVFEWMFTGSRSGIRKRAVKYGLHHLLNLLKES, encoded by the coding sequence TTGAAGTCAGAGAGAAAAGCAGAAATTATTGCAGTCGGATCCGAACTTTTGCTAGGGCAAATTACGAATACGAATGCACAATTCATCAGCAAACAGCTAGCTGAAATTGGTGTGAATGTTTATTACCACACAGCAGTTGGTGACAATCCAGAGCGTTTAAAAAAGGCCATTCAAGTGGCGCAGGAAAGATCTAATTTCATTATCTTCTCTGGTGGTCTCGGACCAACCAAAGATGATTTAACAAAAGAAACCATTGCGAGCACGCTTGGAAAAGAGCTCGTATTAAATGAAGAAGCGTTTGAATCCATTCAAGACTACTTTCGAAAGACTGGACGGGACATGTCACCAAATAACCGTAAGCAGGCACTCGTTCTAGAAGGATCCGATGTGCTCGTGAACCGGTTCGGGATGGCCCCAGGAATGTTTATTCAAGAAGAAGATACATTTTATGTGCTTCTTCCTGGGCCGCCAAGTGAACTGCATCCAATGTTTGAGAACGAGGCGAAGCCGCTGATTTCTGAGAAACTCGGTTTAAAGGAAAAAATCGTATCTGTTGTTCTCCGTTTCTTCGGAATCGGTGAATCACAGCTTGAAACAGACCTAGAAGATTTAATTGATGCTCAAACCAATCCTACGATTGCTCCTCTCGCATCTGACGGTGAAGTGACGCTAAGACTCACAGCGAAGCATGAGGATGAAAAAGAAACAGATCGTCTATTAAAAGAAACAGAAGCGAAAATTTTAGCGCGGGTAGGTGAGTATTTCTACGGATATGGGGATACATCACTTGTTCGTGAAGCTTCCAAAGCATTGCATGCGCACGGGAAAACTGTTGCAGCGGCTGAGAGTTTGACTGGTGGAATGTTTTCTGAATGGCTGACAGATCTTGAAGGCGCATCATCCATTTTAAACGGTAGTGTCGTTTGTTATACAAACCAAGTTAAACAGCAGGTGCTTGGCTGCCGGGAAGAAACATTGTCTTCCCATGGTGCTGTCAGTAAAGAGTGTGCTTTAGAGCTTGCTGAAGGGGTTAGAAAGCTGACCGGAAGTGATATTGGCATTAGTTTTACGGGTGTAGCAGGTCCTGATACCCATGAGGGTCAACCTGTCGGGAAAGTGTTTATTGGTCTATCCACAAAAGACCAGACGGACGTGTTTGAATGGATGTTTACAGGGAGCCGGTCAGGCATTCGAAAGCGTGCTGTGAAATATGGTTTGCATCACTTGCTTAACTTATTAAAAGAGAGTTAA
- the pgsA gene encoding CDP-diacylglycerol--glycerol-3-phosphate 3-phosphatidyltransferase — protein MFNLPNKITLSRIALIPVFMIIMLAPLDWGVARFGSVSIEVTHLVGAILFIVASTTDWIDGYYARKLNLVTNFGKFLDPLADKLLVSAALIILVQYNLTPAWMAIVIISREFAVTGLRLVLAGGGEVVAANMLGKVKTWAQIIAISALLLHNLPFELVSFPFGDLAMWVAVFFTVVSGWDYFAKNWEALKNSN, from the coding sequence ATGTTTAACTTACCGAATAAAATAACTCTTTCTAGGATCGCCTTGATCCCTGTTTTTATGATCATTATGCTTGCACCTTTAGATTGGGGTGTTGCGCGCTTTGGCAGCGTCAGTATCGAAGTGACCCACCTTGTTGGCGCAATCCTGTTTATTGTCGCTTCCACAACTGACTGGATCGATGGGTACTATGCACGTAAGCTGAACTTGGTGACGAATTTTGGTAAATTTTTAGACCCGCTTGCAGATAAATTGCTTGTTTCAGCTGCTTTAATTATACTTGTTCAATACAACCTCACACCGGCATGGATGGCAATTGTCATCATTAGCCGTGAATTTGCTGTAACCGGTCTAAGACTTGTATTAGCCGGAGGCGGTGAAGTGGTAGCAGCCAATATGCTTGGAAAAGTGAAAACATGGGCGCAAATCATTGCGATTTCAGCCCTTCTATTGCATAACCTGCCGTTTGAACTTGTATCATTCCCGTTTGGTGACCTTGCGATGTGGGTAGCGGTGTTCTTCACGGTTGTCTCAGGCTGGGATTACTTTGCGAAAAACTGGGAAGCTTTAAAGAATTCTAATTAA